From a region of the Tursiops truncatus isolate mTurTru1 chromosome 2, mTurTru1.mat.Y, whole genome shotgun sequence genome:
- the CALM1 gene encoding calmodulin-1 — MADQLTEEQIAEFKEAFSLFDKDGDGTITTKELGTVMRSLGQNPTEAELQDMINEVDADGNGTIDFPEFLTMMARKMKDTDSEEEIREAFRVFDKDGNGYISAAELRHVMTNLGEKLTDEEVDEMIREADIDGDGQVNYEEFVQMMTAK, encoded by the exons ATG GCTGATCAGCTGACCGAAGAACAGATTGCTG aattcAAGGAAGCTTTCTCCCTATTTGACAAAGATGGCGATGGCACCATCACAACAAAGGAACTTGGAACTGTCATGAGGTCACTGGGTCAGAACCCAACAGAAGCCGAATTGCAGGATATGATCAACGAAGTGGACGCTGATG gCAATGGCACCATTGACTTCCCAGAATTTTTGACTATGATGgctagaaaaatgaaagatacaGACAGTGAAGAAGAAATCCGCGAGGCATTCCGAGTCTTTGACAAG GATGGCAATGGTTACATCAGTGCTGCGGAGCTACGTCACGTTATGACAAACTTAGGAGAAAAACTAACAGATGAAGAAGTAGATGAAATGATCAGAGAAGCAGATATTGATGGAGATGGACAAGTCAACTACGAAG aATTCGTACAGATGATGACTGCAAAATGA